DNA sequence from the Carettochelys insculpta isolate YL-2023 chromosome 31, ASM3395843v1, whole genome shotgun sequence genome:
GCAGGGGCTTACAGATGCTACATGTGTCTTCAATGATCAGATGCTTTCATGTCTCCCCATGTCTCCTGTGCTAAAAAAAGCTTGTGTTCAATAACATTTGTGCAAACACAGGGCAATATTCACAACAATTGCAAACTGAAGTGAatccatggatttcagtggagctgcactgatTAACACTGGCTCATTAATAGGTCCATGGAATACACAGTCTGTAGCCTGAGCCTTACAAccatgcacatgcttaactttacgcATATGAGTAAGGCCACTGAAGAAAAATATTCCTTAATATTTGCATTGCAGTAGCACCTGAAGTCAGAGGTGAGTCCTTCATGGCATGAGTGCTACAAAGGCAATTATGAagaagcagcccctgccccaaaccacTTACAATCTAAGTTATCAGATGAGAGATATTAGTTACAagaaaaaaatgtacaaaatggAGAGGTGGACAACAGGACAACAGCAAGATATCAGTGAAAAGCagtggctgccccacaccagtTGCCCAGACCATTTCTTATTGAATCATAGTACAGGTGAGTTATAAGGAGAGATTGAGAACAGGACTGTTCACATGAACACAGGATTATCAATGACGTTGGAAGCTCCAGACTCCTGTCATTTTCTGAGGTCAACCCTTTGGACAGCTAAAATAACGTGGCTGTAAGGCAAGCCTTTCAGCATTGTACCACAGGGAGACCAACAATTTACATCAGCTATAGTGTGGTTGGTATAGGGTTCCTATACCAACCTCAGATTTCCATTGTGCCTTTCACCTTCAAATATTTTCTATATTTTGATCCTGGATTTTTCTCTGCCACTTACATCTTCAATGTTCTTCAAGACTGTTTGTTAGGTAGCAACCAAAAAATCATTCCTCCAACTAAGCAAGAAACACTGGCTCATGCAAATTAACATTTTCCCTGTTGGTTTTTAAACACTAAGTTCCATTCAAATGTTCCTTGATATAGAGGAACAAATTCTGCTCCCACTTACACAGGTTCAAATGGGAACTAACTGGTTATTCCAGACTTGCAATGGTGTGCCTGAGCAGAATTCAGCCTGAAGACCAGAAAATAAAGCAGGGCCCTTATGAATGCAAACTGTACTTCAGACCATGGATTGACATAATAAATCTACATATCTCCAGTGCACACATTTAAGAATCAGGACATGTCTCTGATATCGAAAACGCACAAGTGATTTTCAGAAATGacagagccagatcctcagctaatgAAATCACAGGCAGTTCTGTTGCAGGTGGTGAAGCTACACAGAACGACAGCAGCTAAAAATTTAGATTGCGGCATGAGACTGCATTTCAAGAGAGTCTAAATGTTCCAATTCCATACATTTATACTGAATTTAATCATTGCTTGTATACATCTGAATGTCTATACTTTGATAGTGAACATATTAGTGCCGAGTTATCAGAGCCTTCTACCTGAAGGTTAAGGTTTGAAAATTTTTTGTCAAAAGTTATGTTGCATTTGCCATCTTTCATAGCACACACTGGAAAGGCAAATGCTTTTaaaatctcaatttttttttgccaaagcAATCAATTTTTAACATATCAGAacagggtgggcagtaatttttgatggggggtgggcactccaagattttcaTAAGTGGTCAAGAGCCACACTTCTCTATGAAGTCCAGGGTTGGAAATTTGGTGTAGAAGGGAGCATGGGGTAAGGGATTCGGGTacaggatggggtgtgggatctgagagggagtttgagtgaaggaggagCTTATGACCTGAGGCAGGATATAGGATACAGGGTctgtgagggggtatgggtggaggggagaattctggcctgggggaagggtgtaGGAGTGGGCCGAAGATCTGAAAGGGTGTTGTAACCTGGCTGGGGGGGTTTGCATGCTTCACTGCTCCCACACCACCATCAAAATTTCATATGCTgcattcccctctcccccagtttctggccaataggagtggAGATAttttgctggggagtgggagaagTACCAAAGCTCTCCCCTGCCATAAAGGCTGGCCATTGGCTGAATTAAAATGCTTGGAGGGCCGGATGTGGCCTtcaggctgtatcttgcccacctcATATTAAAATAATGCATTGCAAGCAGGTGATCTCTTGCCTGGTTTACAGAAGCCACTCTGTGCCCTGACATCCTCTCAGCTTTCACTTTTGCATTAAGATACAGGTCAGCATGAAGAATTTATGCCATATCTAGCCCTATAATTCCCTTCATTAATTGCACCAAGATGACATACACTAATCTGTTTGGATGCCATGATCTCATAGCAGAATTATCTATTTTACAACCTCAATTTACTTCAGACATATAGGACTTTCTATGCATTAAAACCACTATAATAATTTCTTTGATTGTgctgggctttgaatcaggccttcTAGAGACCTAATTCTCCACTGAGTAACTCTGCTGTAAATAAAAAGGAGCATCACAGAAGTTCAAGAAACTGCTTTAGTATACACCTTTGAGAAAACAGAAATTGCCCGTCCAGGGACCCCAGTCCAAAACAATGTAATTCCAATTGTTTCCCACTGGTAATGCTGACAGCAGAATTTGCACCTTCTTTCTCATGACTTCTGATGGCAGTGATGGATGGCTATGAGAAGACATTCCTTCTTAACTGGGATGTTGAGCTAAGAAAAATCACCACTCTCCACAGCCTTTCACTTTTCCTCACCAGCCAACAGGTTCCAGAAGCAAAAATGGTGGTTTTGGATGCCTAAACTGAGACAGCCTTCagaagcctgattttcagaaagtgctgaataATTAACCTCTGAAAAACAGGCTCTTGGAAAGCATTTCCAATTAGTCACCAAAATCATTACTGGGTATTACAAATACCTGCCCTTAACAGATCTGCTTGTCAGAGAGACTGGATGAACTCTATTCTGATTGCAGCTCGACTGTAGGACCACCAACTCTGAtcaactgacatcagtgggaataCAATGAATGTAAATCAGGTTTCTTCTTTGGGTCTCAACAACAATGAGCTGCCATTGCTCTAGTACCAGTAGAGAGCGCACAACATCAAGCTACCAAGTATAAGTTGCTAATAAAGGTACAGTGTTGAAATGTAATCACATAAAGCCTCTTTACCACGGATAAATGAGCAGTGGTGATCAAAAATAACCCACCCCTTTTTATTATCCATGTTCAAATCATTACAGAAAACTTCTATGACAGCTCAACATTAAGCTGATAAAGTTTAAGAACTTTGGGACATAGACAATGATGACTATTCCTGCCTTCATCTTCCATACAATCAGAATCAAATTGACACCTAGTGTCAAAGGACTCAACTCTCTTGATCACAAATGCAGTATATCCTCTCTAGGCCGCATCCAACCATGGCCCATCAACTGCTAGTTGATGGCAAAAATATCAGGCACTTGCAAATGTATCTTTTGACATGGGTCTTCAagtccccagttcagcaaagcacatacGCAAGTATTTAAATCCATCCTGTTTCAGAAAAGCACATAAGCTTTGTTAACTGTCATGGTGTCACTGTATTTATGTGATCTGCTGAATTGGGGACCAAATGTGAAAATATTAGTGATGAGTTTAACAGTATTATTTTTCTGAGACCATTCAAATGTGATGTGATTTGGTATAAACCCTGGAATACTACCCTTTTatctgttttctcttttaaaCAGCAGGGGCTTTAATCCCCTCCCACTTACACCTAATTAGGAGTGCCTCCCGTAAAGTGTTGTACCAGTGTAAAAGGGTTACATGCAAGACCAGAATTGAGCCTCTGATGTCCTTAACATGGCTGTTTATTCCAACTTAATCTTATCCTTGAACAAACTTCTTTCAAATTTAAACTGTTGAAAATGGCCACCGTCAGTTCCCTGAAGTTGTAATTTAATTAAATAACCTTTCACACTGAGCAAACCCAAAAGCAAAAAGGCTCATTAATCTTTCTAGTGATTAGAAACACCTAAAGAGCTTCAAACATTTACCTCTCCTTCTCAGCTGCTGAAATGGTTTTAGGAGGATCATGGTTCATACCTCACATTCCCTGGAGCCAGAGATGGTATATGTGCAGGGCCCAGATCCATTAACCGATACATCCATGGTCTCAGAGTTTGTCGGCTTGTAGTCCACGTAATACTCCTGTAAAGGGGAGTTCATTTGCCTTTCGGACTCTCTGGCCTTTTTCCTGCGCCTCTTCATAAGAGAATGTTGTTGCAGTTGTTTCATGCTGGCTGGGTAGCGCTTCCATGACACGTAGATAACCAACAAAATCATAGCCACTGAGAGAAAGAGGGCAACACTCCCAGCAATGATTTTATGAAAGGAAACATGCTCATACTCTGGTTCCGCTCCAGGGGTTGGTAAGTCTGGAGAAGGAGTTGGCATCACAGAGTTCATCTGATTACTTTCCAGACTGGAAATAGTAGGTTTGGGGATAAAGAGAGGTCTCTGGGGAGTTTTAGGTGGCTGGTATGATCTTTCAGTGACCACAACTTGGATTTCGGCACAGATATTATATGTTTCCACTGCATCGGTCACCTTTTCACCCTGAATTTGCTTAGGGCCCGCACATATCATGGTACTTTCTTTATTCCCCTTGAAATTCTTAAGCCAAGCAGCCAGAGGACAAATGCTTCTAGTACATTCCCACATATTTCCAGACAGAGTGATCGATATTAGTGAGATCCATGTGTTGACAGTCTCTTGAGAGATGTTGGTGAGTTTGTTGGAATCCAAGTTCAGCTTTTGCAAGTTGGGCAGGCATTTGAAGGTCCCAGGTTCTATCCCAGCGATGTCATTCCCCGATAAATCCAAGTTGTGCAAAGAACTCCAAGTCCATGTCAACCCTTGGTTAATAGACCGGATCCTATTCCATTGCAGATAAATGGAGCGGAGGTTGAAGAGGCGTGGAAAGTGGGCAAAGTTGATCTTCGAAAACTGATTGTGCTCCAAGTGGAGCTCTGTCAGCTTCAAGAGCCCAGCAAAAGCATTACGGGATAAACTCCGCAGGCGGTTGTATCCCAAATCCAGAAAATCGAGATTTCGGCAATCTTGAAAAACTCTGATTGGCACCGTTTTCAATGAGTTCGACCGCAAGTGCAAGATCAAGAGTTTGCGAAGGCCCTTAAATTGCTCAGACTGCAATACCTGCAACTTGTTGTAAGAAAGGTCCAGATTGCGGAGATTGGGGACTGGGTGAAATGTTTTGTTGTGCAGATAGGTAATTTTATTGGAGCTCAGAATTAATTCTTTCAGCCGTCGGATCCCCTGAAATGCATCCTCGTCCACAGCACTGATGTAATTATGGTCAAGATAAAGCCATATCAGCTGATTTAGGCCTGCAAACTGATTTGATTTAAGCTTTTGGATGCTGTTGTACCGTAGCGATAAGCCTTGAGATCCTCCAGAAATATTCTGAGGGATGTCTCTGAAAGCATGTGACTCACAGTACACAATCTTGCCATCACATCTGCAGTTCTTGGGGCAAGCTCGCTGAGCCCCAGCAAGCATAAGGAACAGCACTGTGGGCAGTAGCACTAACACCACACTCATGCCTCTCAACTGCTTAATTAAATGGAAACCTACAATATTAAAAAGAAGACAAATGTCCATTTTAAAGCTATTAAAATAAATCACCCGCAGATTACTAACGTCAATAGAGTTTCTGCTAAGGCATCAGTGGCATAGCTGATTTGAAGACagcctgtttggtttttgtttgttgtatAAATATC
Encoded proteins:
- the LRRTM4 gene encoding leucine-rich repeat transmembrane neuronal protein 4, which translates into the protein MGFHLIKQLRGMSVVLVLLPTVLFLMLAGAQRACPKNCRCDGKIVYCESHAFRDIPQNISGGSQGLSLRYNSIQKLKSNQFAGLNQLIWLYLDHNYISAVDEDAFQGIRRLKELILSSNKITYLHNKTFHPVPNLRNLDLSYNKLQVLQSEQFKGLRKLLILHLRSNSLKTVPIRVFQDCRNLDFLDLGYNRLRSLSRNAFAGLLKLTELHLEHNQFSKINFAHFPRLFNLRSIYLQWNRIRSINQGLTWTWSSLHNLDLSGNDIAGIEPGTFKCLPNLQKLNLDSNKLTNISQETVNTWISLISITLSGNMWECTRSICPLAAWLKNFKGNKESTMICAGPKQIQGEKVTDAVETYNICAEIQVVVTERSYQPPKTPQRPLFIPKPTISSLESNQMNSVMPTPSPDLPTPGAEPEYEHVSFHKIIAGSVALFLSVAMILLVIYVSWKRYPASMKQLQQHSLMKRRRKKARESERQMNSPLQEYYVDYKPTNSETMDVSVNGSGPCTYTISGSRECEIPHPMKTLPYYSYDQPVIGYCQAHKPLHVNKAYDTISRGEHAETTNLELSRDHNFIATIARSAAPAIYIERIPN